One genomic window of Clostridium taeniosporum includes the following:
- the accB gene encoding acetyl-CoA carboxylase biotin carboxyl carrier protein, translating to MDFENIKELINIINSSDLAYFELKSNDDYIKMDKSLTRTSDNNAEKKEASIPVKEEATKEKNDSKENKSKNTVEEVIDENSLIITSPMVGTFYSSPSPDSEAFVKEGDYVKKGKVICIIEAMKLMNEIESNYDGNIVKCFVKDGDMIEFGQKLFEIKED from the coding sequence ATGGATTTTGAAAATATTAAAGAACTTATAAATATTATAAATTCTTCTGATTTAGCTTATTTTGAATTAAAATCAAATGATGATTATATAAAAATGGATAAGTCTTTAACTAGAACTTCTGATAATAATGCAGAAAAAAAAGAAGCGAGTATTCCGGTAAAAGAGGAAGCTACAAAAGAAAAAAATGATTCTAAAGAAAATAAGTCAAAAAATACTGTAGAAGAAGTAATAGATGAAAATTCATTAATAATTACATCACCGATGGTTGGAACATTTTATTCATCACCATCTCCGGACAGTGAAGCATTTGTCAAAGAAGGGGATTATGTTAAAAAAGGAAAAGTAATTTGTATAATTGAAGCAATGAAATTAATGAATGAAATTGAAAGTAACTACGATGGAAATATAGTAAAATGTTTTGTAAAAGATGGAGATATGATTGAGTTTGGACAAAAACTCTTTGAAATTAAGGAGGATTAA
- the nifU gene encoding Fe-S cluster assembly scaffold protein NifU, which yields MIYTDKVMDHFKNPRNVGEIKDANGIGEVGNAKCGDIMKIYLKVEDDVIKDVKFKTFGCGSAIASSSMATEMIKGKTLDEAWDLSNKAVAEALDGLPPVKMHCSVLAEEAIHKAINDYRASNGLEVKPMKEHDHDELHNMVHGE from the coding sequence ATGATATATACAGATAAAGTAATGGATCATTTTAAAAATCCAAGAAATGTTGGAGAGATTAAGGACGCAAATGGTATAGGTGAAGTTGGAAATGCCAAATGTGGAGATATAATGAAAATATATTTAAAAGTTGAGGATGACGTTATAAAAGATGTAAAGTTTAAAACTTTTGGATGTGGGTCAGCAATAGCATCATCATCAATGGCAACTGAAATGATAAAAGGTAAGACTTTAGATGAAGCATGGGATTTAAGCAATAAGGCAGTTGCAGAAGCGCTAGATGGTCTTCCACCAGTTAAAATGCATTGTTCAGTATTAGCAGAAGAAGCTATTCATAAAGCTATAAATGATTACAGAGCTTCTAATGGATTAGAAGTAAAGCCAATGAAAGAACATGATCATGATGAATTACATAATATGGTTCATGGAGAATAA
- a CDS encoding HutP family protein codes for MESNSTKVAKIATKMAICDRYEEEDLKKIYNRQGIKVTAVNIGGNINSSISKILESALVASKRNGLIREEHLHEGAVIGATRDAIIQVSNRANAQNVGGKIGIARGGEHISVCIFLSIGLLHLDEVVIGIGHRAITV; via the coding sequence ATGGAGAGTAATAGCACAAAAGTTGCAAAGATAGCAACTAAAATGGCTATATGTGATAGATATGAGGAAGAAGATTTAAAAAAGATATATAATAGACAAGGAATAAAGGTTACAGCGGTAAATATAGGTGGGAATATTAATTCTTCAATATCAAAAATATTAGAGAGTGCATTAGTAGCATCAAAGAGAAATGGTCTTATAAGAGAAGAACATTTACATGAAGGTGCTGTAATTGGAGCAACTCGAGATGCTATAATTCAAGTATCTAATAGAGCAAATGCTCAAAATGTAGGAGGAAAAATTGGTATAGCTAGAGGAGGAGAACATATTTCTGTATGTATTTTTTTAAGTATAGGTTTACTTCATTTAGATGAAGTAGTTATAGGAATAGGTCATAGAGCTATAACTGTATAA
- a CDS encoding RrF2 family transcriptional regulator, with the protein MKLSTKGRYGVRAMVDLAFNYGGPPTSIKAISKRENLSEYYLEQLFSPLRKANIIRSIRGAQGGYVLCRPPSEITVGDVMRVLEGPVEIADCIDGVECSNVESCATKLLWQKIKDSIDDVMNSITLKDIIDDYEARKASIEIVDRSE; encoded by the coding sequence ATGAAACTTTCTACAAAAGGAAGATATGGAGTTAGAGCTATGGTTGATTTAGCATTTAACTATGGAGGTCCCCCGACATCAATAAAAGCTATATCAAAAAGAGAAAATCTTTCAGAATATTATTTAGAACAATTATTTAGTCCGCTTAGAAAAGCTAATATAATTAGAAGTATAAGAGGTGCTCAAGGAGGATATGTTTTATGCAGACCACCTTCAGAAATAACAGTGGGTGATGTTATGCGTGTTCTAGAAGGTCCTGTTGAAATAGCTGATTGTATTGATGGTGTAGAGTGCTCTAATGTTGAAAGCTGTGCAACAAAATTATTATGGCAAAAGATAAAAGATAGTATAGATGATGTTATGAATTCAATTACTTTAAAAGATATAATAGATGATTATGAAGCCAGGAAAGCTTCAATTGAGATTGTCGATAGGAGTGAATAA
- the accD gene encoding acetyl-CoA carboxylase, carboxyltransferase subunit beta, with the protein MLKDLFKKSQYATVNPSAYKSKVVEEKPNIPSGMWTKCTNCNSMIYYEDLENNKYVCNKCNHNFRISPKERIKQLFDKDTFKEMWKSLKTNNPINFGDYEEKIKEAQSSSGSSEAVITGVGRINNLEVACAIMDSFFMMGSMGTVVGEKITRIVEYATENNLPILIFTASGGARMQEGIFSLMQMAKISAALARHDEKGLLYITILTDPTTGGVTASFAMEGDIILSEPNALIGFAGRRVIENTINETLPESFQKSEFLLEKGFIDSIVERKNMRAYLYKILVLHGVNKYE; encoded by the coding sequence ATGCTTAAGGATTTATTTAAAAAAAGTCAATATGCAACGGTTAATCCATCAGCATATAAAAGTAAAGTAGTAGAAGAGAAACCTAATATTCCATCAGGTATGTGGACTAAATGTACAAATTGTAATAGTATGATTTATTACGAAGATTTAGAAAATAATAAGTACGTATGTAATAAATGTAATCATAATTTTAGAATATCACCTAAAGAAAGAATAAAACAATTATTTGATAAAGATACATTTAAAGAAATGTGGAAATCATTAAAAACAAATAATCCTATTAATTTTGGAGATTATGAAGAAAAAATAAAAGAAGCTCAAAGTAGTAGCGGAAGCTCTGAAGCAGTGATTACTGGAGTAGGAAGAATAAATAATTTAGAAGTAGCTTGTGCTATAATGGATAGTTTCTTTATGATGGGAAGTATGGGAACTGTTGTTGGGGAAAAAATTACTAGAATAGTGGAATATGCTACAGAAAATAATCTTCCAATTTTAATATTTACTGCTTCTGGTGGAGCAAGAATGCAAGAAGGAATATTTTCACTTATGCAAATGGCAAAGATAAGTGCTGCTCTTGCAAGACATGATGAAAAAGGTCTGCTATATATAACAATATTAACTGATCCAACTACAGGAGGAGTAACAGCAAGTTTTGCTATGGAAGGTGATATTATATTAAGTGAACCTAATGCTTTAATTGGGTTTGCCGGAAGAAGAGTTATAGAAAATACAATAAATGAGACCCTTCCAGAATCATTTCAAAAATCAGAGTTTCTTCTTGAAAAAGGATTTATAGATAGTATTGTAGAAAGAAAAAATATGAGAGCTTATTTATATAAGATTCTTGTTTTACATGGAGTGAATAAGTATGAATAA
- a CDS encoding replication-associated recombination protein A produces the protein MNPLADLMRPSKLEDFVGQKHILGKNKPLYNLIKSKKICNCIFYGPPGTGKTTLANIMAKYVDKKFYKLNATTASVKDIQNITNKLDNLLNYSGVVLYIDELQHFNKKQQQSLLEFIEDGRITLIASTTENPYFVIHKAIISRCNIFAFEPLKIEEIIIGLERSLNKLIDEGIEIKYTNEALKYIAEISQGDYRKSYNVLELAINSQMTLQKEISVSYIEKLGQSNMRSDNSGDEFYNLLSALQKSIRGSDPDAAIHYLARLIKGGNISAIIRRISVIVAEDIGLAHPNALAVINSGIELAMKVGLPEARIVLAELVIYLATLPKSNSAYLAINAAMNDLENINFGDVPKHLKDAHYAGAGSLGVGGYKYPHDYSNHYIKQKYLPEELREKRYYVEQNNKYEENVRKYWLTIKSNSNELTKAEYFDKI, from the coding sequence ATGAATCCATTAGCTGATTTGATGCGTCCGAGTAAGCTTGAGGATTTTGTTGGACAAAAACACATACTAGGAAAAAACAAACCATTATATAATTTGATAAAGAGCAAGAAAATATGTAATTGTATATTTTATGGACCACCTGGAACAGGTAAAACTACTTTAGCAAATATAATGGCTAAGTATGTTGATAAAAAATTTTATAAATTAAATGCAACTACAGCGTCAGTAAAGGATATACAAAATATAACTAATAAACTAGATAATTTATTAAACTATTCTGGAGTAGTTTTATATATAGATGAACTTCAACATTTTAATAAGAAGCAACAGCAATCATTGTTGGAGTTTATAGAAGATGGACGAATTACTTTAATTGCAAGTACAACTGAAAATCCATATTTTGTGATACATAAAGCTATAATAAGTAGATGTAATATTTTTGCTTTTGAACCTTTAAAAATAGAAGAGATAATAATAGGTTTGGAAAGATCTTTAAATAAATTAATAGATGAAGGTATAGAAATTAAATATACTAATGAGGCTTTAAAATATATAGCAGAGATATCACAGGGGGATTATAGAAAATCTTACAATGTATTAGAATTAGCTATAAATTCACAAATGACTTTACAAAAAGAAATTTCTGTATCTTATATTGAAAAATTAGGTCAATCAAATATGAGATCAGATAATAGTGGAGATGAATTCTATAATTTATTAAGTGCACTTCAAAAAAGTATACGGGGAAGTGATCCTGATGCAGCGATTCACTATTTAGCAAGATTGATAAAGGGAGGAAATATATCTGCAATTATAAGAAGAATATCTGTTATAGTAGCCGAAGATATAGGTCTTGCTCATCCAAATGCTCTTGCTGTTATAAATTCTGGTATAGAATTAGCAATGAAAGTTGGATTACCAGAAGCTAGAATAGTTTTAGCAGAACTAGTAATATATTTAGCTACATTACCTAAATCTAATAGTGCTTATTTAGCGATAAATGCAGCAATGAATGATTTAGAAAATATAAATTTTGGAGATGTACCAAAGCATTTAAAGGATGCTCATTATGCTGGAGCTGGAAGCCTTGGGGTTGGAGGATATAAATATCCACATGATTATTCTAATCATTATATAAAACAAAAATATTTACCAGAAGAATTAAGAGAAAAGCGATATTATGTTGAACAAAATAACAAATATGAAGAAAATGTGAGAAAATATTGGTTAACTATAAAAAGTAATTCTAATGAATTGACAAAAGCCGAGTATTTTGATAAGATATAA
- a CDS encoding acetyl-CoA carboxylase carboxyltransferase subunit alpha produces the protein MNKEFIKSMVALSPWEKVEIARHKDRPTGKYYIDNIFKDFIEFHGDRLFGDDKAVVGGIASFEDINVTVIAITKGANTNENIERNFGMPNPEGYRKALRLMKQAEKFKRPIICFVDTPGAFCGVGAEERGQGSAIANNLFELSRLKTPIITVVIGEGGSGGALALTVADKILMLENAVYSILSPEGFASILWKDSKRVKEAANVMKITAQDLNEFGIIDKVIKEPRGGAHKSPQKQVGLIKKELINIINEIKDVEINKIIDERYDKFRKIGTLE, from the coding sequence ATGAATAAAGAATTTATAAAATCAATGGTAGCATTAAGTCCTTGGGAAAAGGTTGAGATAGCAAGACATAAAGATAGACCCACAGGAAAATACTATATAGATAATATTTTTAAAGACTTTATAGAATTTCATGGAGACAGATTATTTGGGGATGATAAGGCAGTAGTTGGAGGAATAGCATCTTTTGAAGATATTAATGTTACAGTAATAGCAATAACAAAGGGAGCTAATACAAATGAGAATATAGAAAGAAATTTTGGAATGCCTAATCCAGAAGGATATAGAAAAGCATTAAGGCTTATGAAGCAAGCAGAAAAATTTAAAAGACCTATTATTTGTTTTGTAGACACTCCAGGAGCATTTTGTGGTGTTGGAGCAGAAGAAAGAGGTCAAGGTAGTGCTATAGCAAATAACTTATTTGAGCTTAGTAGATTAAAAACTCCTATAATTACTGTAGTTATTGGAGAAGGGGGAAGTGGAGGAGCACTAGCATTAACTGTAGCAGATAAAATACTTATGCTAGAGAATGCAGTATATTCTATACTTTCGCCTGAGGGATTTGCATCTATATTATGGAAAGACAGTAAAAGAGTAAAAGAAGCGGCAAATGTTATGAAAATAACAGCACAAGATTTAAATGAATTTGGAATTATAGATAAGGTAATAAAGGAACCAAGAGGTGGAGCACATAAAAGCCCACAAAAACAAGTTGGTTTAATAAAAAAAGAACTTATAAATATAATAAATGAGATAAAAGATGTGGAAATAAATAAAATTATAGATGAACGTTATGATAAATTTAGAAAAATAGGAACTTTAGAGTAA
- a CDS encoding acetyl-CoA carboxylase biotin carboxylase subunit: protein MFKKVLIANRGEIAVRIIRACREMGILTVAVYSEIDKEALHTQLADEAICIGPATAKDSYLNIANILSACVLSGADAIHPGFGFLSENAKFAKMCKECNIKFIGPDYESIELMGDKARAREIMKKANVPVVPGYEGTIKDENHALSIAKEIGYPIMIKAAAGGGGKGIRIARSDEEFLKGYKTAKAESKACFGDDRLYIEKFIEKPRHIEFQVLADEFGNVVHLGERECSLQRKNQKVLEEAPSNILTEEIRSEMGEIAKRAAEAVNYKNAGTIEFLFDKDNNFYFMEMNTRIQVEHPITEMITGVDLVKEQLKIASGEKLALKQEDIKICGHAIECRINAEDPENDFRPCPGEVTELCVPGGMGVRVDSAIYCGYNIPYFYDSMVAKLITFGKSREEAIVKMKRALGEFAVGGVKTNIDFQFSILEMQEFLDGDYDTSFLAEKMVKNNA, encoded by the coding sequence ATGTTTAAAAAGGTACTTATTGCAAATAGAGGAGAAATTGCAGTTAGAATAATTAGAGCTTGCAGAGAAATGGGAATACTTACAGTTGCTGTTTATTCAGAAATTGATAAAGAAGCACTTCATACTCAATTAGCAGATGAAGCAATTTGTATAGGACCAGCAACAGCTAAAGATAGTTATTTAAATATTGCTAATATTTTAAGTGCATGTGTACTTAGTGGGGCAGATGCAATACATCCTGGATTTGGATTTTTGTCTGAAAATGCTAAGTTTGCAAAGATGTGTAAAGAATGTAATATAAAATTTATAGGACCTGATTATGAATCTATTGAACTTATGGGGGATAAAGCAAGAGCTAGAGAAATAATGAAAAAAGCTAATGTTCCCGTTGTACCTGGATATGAAGGGACAATAAAAGATGAAAACCACGCTTTAAGTATTGCTAAGGAAATAGGTTATCCAATAATGATTAAAGCAGCTGCTGGTGGTGGTGGAAAAGGAATAAGAATTGCTCGAAGTGATGAGGAATTTTTAAAGGGATATAAGACTGCAAAAGCTGAATCAAAAGCTTGTTTTGGAGATGATAGACTATATATAGAAAAGTTCATTGAAAAACCTAGACATATTGAATTTCAAGTCTTAGCTGATGAATTTGGAAATGTTGTTCATTTAGGAGAAAGAGAGTGCTCTCTTCAAAGAAAGAACCAAAAAGTTTTAGAAGAGGCGCCATCAAATATATTAACAGAAGAAATAAGAAGTGAAATGGGAGAAATAGCTAAAAGGGCAGCTGAAGCTGTTAATTACAAAAATGCTGGAACTATAGAATTCTTATTTGATAAAGATAATAATTTTTATTTTATGGAAATGAATACTAGAATACAAGTTGAACATCCAATTACTGAGATGATTACAGGAGTTGATTTGGTAAAAGAACAACTTAAAATAGCTTCTGGTGAAAAATTAGCATTAAAACAAGAAGATATAAAAATATGTGGTCATGCTATAGAATGTAGAATAAATGCAGAAGATCCAGAAAATGATTTTAGACCATGTCCTGGAGAAGTAACAGAATTATGTGTTCCAGGAGGAATGGGAGTTAGAGTAGATTCTGCTATATATTGTGGATATAATATACCCTATTTCTATGATTCTATGGTTGCAAAACTTATAACTTTTGGTAAAAGCAGAGAAGAAGCAATTGTAAAAATGAAGAGAGCTTTGGGTGAATTTGCAGTAGGTGGAGTAAAGACAAATATTGATTTTCAATTTTCAATACTTGAAATGCAAGAATTTCTAGATGGAGATTATGATACGTCATTTTTGGCAGAAAAGATGGTGAAGAATAATGCTTAA
- the fabZ gene encoding 3-hydroxyacyl-ACP dehydratase FabZ, which translates to MLDIKQIKEILPHRYPFLLIDRVTEMDIEEKLFVRGYKNVSANEQFFQGHYPQEPIMPGVLQIEALAQAGAVAILSMEKFKGKTPLFAGTNKVRFKSKVVPGDKLDLYCEIVKLKGPIGIGKGIASVDGKTVCEAEILFAIG; encoded by the coding sequence ATGTTAGATATAAAACAAATAAAAGAAATTTTACCTCATAGATATCCATTTCTACTTATAGATAGAGTAACAGAAATGGATATAGAAGAAAAATTATTTGTTAGAGGATATAAGAATGTTTCAGCAAATGAACAATTTTTTCAAGGTCATTATCCACAAGAACCAATTATGCCAGGTGTTTTACAAATAGAAGCTTTGGCACAAGCAGGAGCTGTGGCTATTTTATCAATGGAAAAATTTAAAGGAAAAACCCCATTATTTGCTGGAACTAATAAAGTAAGATTTAAGTCAAAGGTTGTACCAGGAGATAAATTAGATTTATATTGTGAAATTGTAAAACTTAAAGGACCAATAGGAATAGGTAAAGGAATAGCTTCGGTTGATGGTAAAACAGTTTGTGAAGCTGAAATACTTTTTGCTATAGGATAG
- a CDS encoding SDR family NAD(P)-dependent oxidoreductase, which translates to MNKELSNQIAIITGGNTGIGRAISEELAQRGAKVMILARNEEKNKETVRLVKEKSGYAESYRVNVSDKESVDNAIDEIYKKYGQIDILVCNAGNSTPLNYITKMPMKDIESIINTHVYGSIYCIKACGERMKERKYGRIVIMSSLGACHGVTGNAHYCLAKEGLVAMAQSLAKEFGRYGITVNSIQPGSINTSMSGQLLQVAKEKIISETPVARIGEPEDIAYAVSFYCSPRAAFITGDTMRVDGGYIIESGMDRLILSMIDPELK; encoded by the coding sequence ATGAATAAAGAATTATCTAATCAAATTGCTATTATTACTGGTGGAAATACAGGGATTGGTAGAGCAATAAGTGAAGAATTAGCTCAAAGAGGAGCTAAAGTTATGATTTTAGCACGAAATGAAGAAAAAAATAAAGAAACGGTAAGATTAGTAAAAGAAAAAAGTGGATATGCTGAATCTTACAGAGTAAATGTTTCAGATAAAGAATCAGTAGATAATGCTATTGATGAGATTTATAAAAAATATGGTCAAATAGATATACTAGTTTGTAATGCTGGAAATTCAACTCCATTAAATTATATTACCAAAATGCCAATGAAGGATATAGAATCTATAATAAATACTCATGTATACGGATCTATATATTGTATAAAGGCATGTGGTGAAAGAATGAAAGAAAGAAAATATGGAAGAATTGTGATAATGTCATCTCTTGGAGCTTGTCATGGTGTTACAGGAAATGCACATTATTGTTTAGCTAAAGAAGGGTTAGTTGCTATGGCACAAAGTTTAGCTAAAGAATTTGGCAGATATGGAATTACAGTTAACTCAATTCAACCTGGATCTATTAATACTTCTATGAGTGGGCAGTTGTTACAAGTAGCTAAGGAGAAAATTATAAGTGAAACTCCTGTTGCAAGAATAGGAGAACCTGAAGATATCGCATATGCTGTATCATTTTATTGTAGTCCAAGAGCAGCATTTATAACAGGTGATACAATGAGAGTAGATGGTGGATATATAATTGAAAGTGGAATGGATAGATTAATTTTAAGTATGATTGATCCAGAATTGAAATAA
- the nifS gene encoding cysteine desulfurase NifS produces MRNVYMDYAATTYVKPEVLEEMLPYFTQQFGNPSSFYGISRTTKMAIDESREKVAKALNCDVSEVYFTGGGSEADNWAIKGIASAHKNKGNHIITTKVEHHAVLHTCQYLEKLGFEVTYLDVDEEGFINLEDLKNAITDKTILVSIMFANNEIGTIQPIKEIGEICKEKNIYFHTDAVQAIGNAQIDVKEMNIDMLSLAGHKIYGPKGIGVLYIKKGIRIDNLIHGGGQERGRRAGTENIASIVGIGKAIELATTNLEQHIKKMSELRDRLIDGLLKIPYAYLNGPRGDKRLPSNVNVRFRFIEGESILLSLDFEGICASSGSACTSGSLDPSHVLLAIGLPHEEAHGSLRLTLGDGSTVEDVDYVIETLPPIIERLRNMSPLWEDFLKKGEN; encoded by the coding sequence ATGAGAAACGTATATATGGATTATGCAGCTACAACTTATGTAAAGCCAGAAGTATTGGAAGAGATGTTACCATATTTTACACAACAGTTTGGTAATCCATCTTCTTTTTATGGGATATCAAGAACAACTAAAATGGCTATAGATGAATCAAGAGAAAAGGTTGCAAAAGCATTAAATTGTGATGTAAGTGAAGTCTACTTTACAGGAGGCGGATCAGAAGCAGATAACTGGGCAATAAAAGGTATTGCTTCAGCTCATAAAAATAAAGGTAATCATATAATTACAACTAAGGTAGAACATCATGCTGTTCTTCATACATGCCAATACTTGGAAAAGTTAGGCTTTGAAGTAACTTATTTAGATGTAGATGAAGAGGGTTTTATAAATCTAGAAGATTTAAAAAATGCTATAACAGATAAAACAATATTAGTTTCAATAATGTTTGCTAATAATGAAATTGGAACAATTCAACCAATAAAAGAAATTGGTGAAATATGTAAAGAAAAAAATATTTACTTCCATACAGATGCAGTTCAAGCAATTGGAAATGCTCAAATTGATGTAAAAGAAATGAATATAGATATGTTATCATTAGCAGGTCATAAGATATATGGACCTAAAGGCATAGGTGTTTTATATATTAAAAAAGGAATAAGAATTGATAATTTAATTCACGGTGGTGGTCAAGAAAGAGGTAGAAGAGCTGGAACAGAAAACATAGCTTCTATAGTAGGCATTGGTAAGGCTATTGAATTGGCTACAACAAATTTAGAACAACATATTAAGAAAATGAGTGAATTAAGAGACAGATTAATAGATGGATTACTTAAAATACCATATGCATATTTAAATGGTCCTAGAGGAGATAAGAGATTACCTAGCAATGTAAATGTAAGATTTAGATTTATAGAAGGTGAATCAATACTTTTATCTTTAGATTTTGAGGGAATATGTGCATCAAGTGGTAGTGCTTGTACATCAGGATCATTAGATCCATCTCATGTATTATTAGCAATAGGCTTACCACATGAAGAAGCACATGGATCATTAAGATTAACATTAGGTGATGGATCAACAGTAGAAGATGTTGATTATGTTATAGAGACATTACCACCTATTATTGAAAGATTAAGAAATATGTCACCATTATGGGAAGACTTTTTAAAGAAGGGGGAAAATTAA
- a CDS encoding DUF4003 family protein, with product MDVDLKSKVDIFKEYYNEINKALIFDNNKVKIVESLLYIINKNELDKRELKDIRKYISKSELKILFNGNVKKVISAFLCSNFQYKKIIKDTVIIYDSLVNKGFKKDKYLELLSFIITLRFPEEEYDTILNNMLKIKSEIKNKIQGIDEFKLINICFINLSMFCREYDHLVKKYLKIYFKLLKQSFNKEESFYIAIAMINLEEKDYTSYINKIIEAKELLNNTKIEMKEEHYLLLGLGSLIIENNDEFVDNIFDVYSSLCEKRFVKKDQIVIVSITLVLYEYIEIISEEDKELFIQNEINIVKKLIEYLTVLLI from the coding sequence ATGGATGTTGATCTGAAAAGTAAAGTAGATATATTTAAAGAATATTATAATGAGATAAATAAAGCATTAATATTTGATAATAATAAGGTAAAGATAGTGGAAAGTCTGCTTTATATAATAAATAAAAATGAGTTAGACAAGAGAGAATTAAAAGATATTAGAAAATACATAAGTAAAAGCGAATTAAAAATTTTATTTAATGGAAATGTTAAAAAAGTTATATCTGCTTTTTTATGTTCAAATTTTCAATATAAAAAAATAATTAAAGACACCGTTATAATATATGATAGCTTAGTAAATAAAGGTTTTAAAAAGGACAAGTATTTGGAACTTTTATCTTTTATTATTACTTTAAGATTTCCTGAAGAAGAATACGATACTATATTAAATAATATGTTAAAAATCAAGTCGGAAATAAAGAATAAAATACAAGGAATAGATGAGTTTAAATTAATAAATATATGTTTTATTAATTTATCAATGTTTTGCAGAGAATATGATCATTTAGTAAAAAAATATTTAAAGATATATTTTAAGTTGCTTAAACAAAGTTTTAATAAAGAAGAATCTTTTTATATTGCTATTGCCATGATAAATTTAGAAGAAAAAGATTATACTAGTTATATAAATAAAATTATAGAAGCAAAAGAGTTATTAAATAATACTAAAATTGAAATGAAAGAAGAACATTATTTATTATTAGGATTAGGATCTTTAATCATTGAAAATAATGATGAATTTGTAGATAATATTTTTGATGTATATAGTAGTTTATGCGAAAAGAGATTTGTAAAGAAAGATCAAATTGTAATAGTCTCGATTACGCTAGTATTATATGAATATATTGAAATTATTTCAGAGGAGGATAAAGAGCTATTTATTCAAAATGAAATAAATATAGTAAAGAAATTAATTGAATATTTAACTGTATTATTGATATGA